In the Chrysiogenia bacterium genome, one interval contains:
- a CDS encoding chemotaxis protein CheD: MSAAPLIKPAPMAGDFPRKFLLPGDVYVAKEPTHISTVLGSCVGILLYDAAAGIGGMNHFLMDGAPGSSDVNPLRYAEPAFETLVARMIIAGARERNLVAKVFGGAQLSPRPTLAHLRIGERNIAAARELLREQGITVKASALGGTVGRKVIMESHTGNVWVKELRSG; the protein is encoded by the coding sequence TTGAGCGCAGCGCCGCTGATAAAGCCCGCGCCGATGGCGGGGGATTTCCCCAGGAAGTTTCTGCTTCCCGGTGATGTGTACGTGGCAAAGGAGCCCACCCACATCAGTACCGTGCTGGGCTCGTGCGTGGGAATCCTGCTCTACGACGCGGCTGCCGGCATCGGGGGAATGAATCACTTCCTGATGGACGGCGCGCCGGGCAGCTCGGATGTCAACCCGCTGCGTTATGCAGAGCCCGCATTCGAGACGCTGGTGGCGCGAATGATCATTGCAGGCGCGCGCGAGAGAAATCTGGTGGCCAAGGTCTTCGGCGGTGCGCAGCTCTCACCGCGCCCGACGCTGGCACACCTTCGCATCGGAGAGCGCAACATTGCGGCCGCGCGCGAGCTGCTGCGCGAACAGGGAATTACGGTGAAGGCCTCCGCGCTGGGCGGAACGGTCGGCCGAAAGGTGATCATGGAAAGTCATACGGGAAACGTGTGGGTCAAGGAGCTACGAAGTGGGTGA
- a CDS encoding sigma-54-dependent Fis family transcriptional regulator — translation MIAHRSRTDGNPGDGASDSELTDKPGSRTRRVLLVDERPDSSLRFGEVLSRAGIVVVSATSLAEARVLLSESEYDVAVLHEQLSDGSGLDLLRELVRETPSPQVLMLASRADVAAVVECIRLGAVDYIAEPVDDEMLRTKVEKAFETSTLRKQNEILSRPTQKSNAYFELTEASTERIRGIFDLIERYALAAPAPVLIVGETGVGKERAARTLHNRSPRAHMPFVALNCATFEHSMFESELFGHEKGAFTGAHARKLGLMELANGGTLFLDEIGDMPLSAQAKLLRTLEERRFRRVGGNKLIHSDFWVISATNKEFEPRLSSGEFRPDLYYRLSTLLLRLPALRERVEDIPDLVTQICKEMLGRHTDQVTFDDGVLEAFERYDWPGNIRELRNVVERSLIVHGDYRIRLPAGFSGSESEEDSVFCNSMSERGCTLPVGGVFLGPIEGRTLKDIEREAKRRAVEATLEKAGGNQAEAASILGVSARTLSRILSGEAE, via the coding sequence ATGATTGCCCATCGTTCGCGAACAGACGGAAACCCCGGGGACGGGGCCTCGGACTCCGAGCTCACCGACAAACCAGGTAGCCGGACCCGCCGGGTCTTGCTCGTCGATGAACGCCCGGATTCCTCCCTTCGCTTCGGGGAGGTTCTCTCGCGTGCCGGAATTGTCGTGGTTTCGGCGACATCCCTGGCAGAGGCGCGTGTCCTGCTCTCCGAATCCGAATATGACGTGGCAGTGCTTCACGAGCAGCTTTCCGATGGCAGCGGTCTGGATTTGCTGCGCGAACTCGTGCGTGAAACACCCTCTCCGCAGGTCCTAATGCTGGCGTCCAGGGCGGATGTTGCTGCCGTTGTTGAATGCATTCGGCTGGGGGCGGTCGATTACATCGCCGAGCCGGTCGACGATGAGATGCTCCGGACGAAGGTCGAAAAAGCTTTTGAGACATCGACTCTACGCAAGCAGAACGAAATCCTCTCACGTCCGACGCAGAAGTCGAATGCCTACTTTGAACTGACTGAAGCGAGCACTGAGCGCATCCGCGGAATTTTTGACCTGATTGAGCGCTATGCGCTGGCGGCACCGGCGCCGGTCCTGATCGTTGGCGAGACGGGGGTGGGCAAGGAACGCGCCGCCCGTACTTTGCACAATCGCAGCCCCAGGGCGCACATGCCCTTCGTTGCGCTCAACTGTGCAACCTTTGAGCACTCCATGTTTGAGTCCGAGCTCTTCGGCCACGAGAAGGGCGCCTTCACCGGGGCGCACGCCAGGAAGCTCGGCCTGATGGAGCTGGCCAACGGGGGGACGCTGTTCCTGGACGAGATCGGGGACATGCCGCTGAGCGCGCAGGCCAAGCTTCTGAGGACCCTGGAAGAGCGCCGTTTTCGCCGCGTGGGCGGGAACAAGCTCATTCACAGTGATTTCTGGGTCATTTCAGCGACGAACAAGGAGTTCGAGCCCCGCCTGAGTTCCGGCGAGTTCCGCCCGGACCTCTACTACCGGCTTTCCACCTTGTTGCTGCGCCTGCCGGCGCTTCGAGAGCGGGTGGAGGACATTCCTGACCTGGTGACCCAGATCTGCAAGGAAATGCTGGGGCGACACACCGATCAGGTCACTTTTGACGACGGGGTGCTCGAGGCCTTTGAGCGCTACGACTGGCCGGGCAACATTCGCGAGTTGCGAAACGTGGTCGAGCGTTCACTCATCGTGCACGGCGACTACCGCATCCGCTTGCCGGCCGGCTTTAGCGGGTCCGAATCCGAAGAAGACTCCGTTTTTTGCAACTCCATGAGCGAGCGTGGCTGCACGTTGCCGGTGGGTGGAGTATTTCTCGGACCGATCGAGGGGCGTACCCTCAAGGACATCGAACGCGAGGCCAAGCGCCGCGCCGTTGAGGCAACCCTTGAGAAGGCCGGTGGGAACCAGGCCGAGGCCGCCAGCATTCTTGGTGTCTCCGCCCGCACCCTGAGCCGTATCCTGAGCGGCGAAGCCGAGTAG
- a CDS encoding GAF domain-containing protein: MDKVEDLGALRAQLEELSQRVQIVEAENHELRDRCSLSEEEHFRFVNLYVASQRLSNTLDVEEIMEIVQEIVVNLVGSEQFGMFFLADEDTEELPLELVAEVTQGEQQMARPTPTHPKIQEVLRSGKLWVSDDPALSPAAVVPLKIEEELLGVVVVYGLLPQKPAFTETDVSLFELLTTHVARAFYAALMHERSGVMGSLAADLRARLAVDALRAV, from the coding sequence ATGGACAAGGTTGAAGACCTGGGGGCGCTGCGCGCGCAACTCGAGGAACTGAGCCAGCGGGTTCAGATCGTCGAAGCGGAAAATCACGAGCTGCGCGACCGCTGCTCGCTTTCCGAAGAAGAGCACTTTCGTTTCGTGAACCTCTATGTCGCTTCGCAGCGGCTCTCCAACACGCTGGACGTCGAGGAGATCATGGAGATCGTTCAGGAGATTGTGGTGAACCTTGTGGGCTCCGAGCAGTTCGGCATGTTCTTCCTCGCCGATGAGGACACCGAGGAACTGCCGCTCGAGCTGGTTGCCGAAGTCACCCAGGGCGAGCAGCAGATGGCGCGCCCGACGCCCACGCATCCGAAGATTCAGGAAGTGTTGCGAAGCGGGAAGCTGTGGGTCTCGGATGACCCCGCGCTCTCGCCGGCGGCCGTCGTGCCCCTCAAGATCGAGGAAGAATTGCTCGGCGTGGTCGTGGTCTACGGCCTGCTTCCCCAGAAACCGGCATTCACCGAAACCGATGTCTCGCTCTTCGAGCTGCTGACGACCCATGTGGCGCGCGCATTCTATGCGGCGCTGATGCATGAGCGCAGCGGCGTGATGGGCTCTCTGGCCGCGGATTTGCGCGCACGCCTTGCGGTTGATGCGCTGCGTGCGGTCTGA
- a CDS encoding chemotaxis protein CheA has translation MGDEKLPTEKELLEVFRRETEEQVERAESALLTLEREPLDGSALKTLFRSIHSIKGNAAVVGRQELERFSHSLEDALHPIREAERIVTPALAEPVFAALYAIRDAALSGDGELPFASIAVISDLVGKAPLPEDQTGRYGYRMTLQYPGEVLPEAFEPRYIFDDLSELGTVVSCKLDPSSVLPLDRLKNPDALSLRYVVELESDKQIDEIREGCFVFDDSIKVIVEPLQDSAPTPNAIKAVNGDEKLAAVRIDTYKLDNLMNLAGELNVSNLRVRRMVEEGASSQEVLDALEQLSQHARAMQDQILSTRMINIDELFRPFIRLVREMSAGMGKRIELSLSGSEVELDKSIVERMREPLTHIIRNAVDHGIESPADRVSAGKDVEARISIRAEQREGSIYLTIEDDGRGIDREKLRRKAIDTGLLDESIKLSNEQIDALIFESGLSTAEKITNISGRGVGMDIVRKKIEQIRGEVHIENHPGKGVTIRIRLPLTLAIIEGFMVSAGGEIFIIPIHAISECIDLTEEQRESAERTGVLNLRGEPVAFAPLRNVFHTGGAKARRQQILLVRYENHRAALVVDEVLGEGQTIIKPLGKMFERVPGISGSSILWDGKVALIIDVPALFQLLAERGYLGREDGEAGDESDTEENLTA, from the coding sequence GTGGGTGACGAGAAGCTCCCAACGGAGAAGGAACTACTAGAGGTCTTTCGCCGCGAAACCGAGGAACAGGTCGAGCGCGCCGAGAGTGCGTTGCTCACCCTGGAGCGCGAGCCGCTCGATGGCTCGGCGCTCAAGACCCTGTTCCGTTCCATTCATTCAATCAAGGGAAACGCCGCGGTCGTGGGCCGTCAGGAACTCGAGCGTTTCTCCCACAGCCTTGAAGATGCGCTCCACCCAATTCGCGAGGCCGAGCGCATCGTCACCCCCGCCCTGGCGGAGCCGGTGTTCGCTGCACTTTACGCGATTCGAGATGCCGCCCTCTCTGGCGATGGCGAACTGCCGTTTGCATCGATCGCGGTGATCTCGGACCTGGTGGGCAAGGCGCCCCTCCCCGAGGACCAGACCGGGCGATACGGATACCGGATGACCCTTCAGTATCCGGGAGAAGTGCTGCCGGAGGCCTTCGAACCCCGTTACATCTTCGACGATCTTTCGGAACTTGGGACCGTCGTTTCGTGCAAGCTCGATCCCTCCAGCGTCCTGCCACTCGACCGGCTGAAGAACCCCGACGCACTCTCCCTTCGCTACGTTGTGGAACTCGAATCCGACAAACAGATCGATGAGATTCGCGAAGGATGCTTCGTTTTCGATGACTCAATCAAGGTCATCGTGGAGCCGCTCCAGGATTCCGCCCCGACGCCCAATGCCATCAAGGCCGTCAACGGGGATGAAAAACTGGCGGCGGTCCGTATCGATACCTACAAACTCGATAACCTGATGAACCTGGCGGGCGAGCTCAATGTGAGCAACCTGCGCGTGCGCCGCATGGTCGAAGAAGGCGCATCTAGCCAGGAAGTGCTCGATGCGCTCGAGCAGCTCTCCCAGCACGCCCGCGCCATGCAGGACCAGATCCTCAGCACGCGCATGATCAACATCGATGAGCTCTTCCGCCCCTTCATCCGTCTGGTGCGGGAAATGTCGGCCGGAATGGGCAAGCGCATCGAGCTCTCGCTCTCGGGCAGTGAAGTGGAACTCGACAAGTCGATTGTCGAGCGAATGCGCGAGCCGCTGACTCACATCATTCGGAATGCCGTTGACCACGGCATCGAATCGCCGGCCGATCGCGTGAGCGCCGGCAAGGACGTGGAGGCCCGCATCTCCATCCGCGCCGAGCAGCGGGAGGGAAGCATCTACCTGACCATCGAGGATGATGGGCGCGGCATCGATCGCGAAAAACTTCGTCGGAAGGCGATTGATACGGGCCTGCTCGATGAGAGCATCAAACTCAGCAACGAGCAGATCGACGCCCTGATCTTTGAGAGCGGGCTCAGCACGGCCGAGAAGATCACGAACATCTCGGGCCGCGGCGTCGGAATGGACATCGTTCGCAAGAAGATCGAGCAGATTCGTGGTGAAGTTCACATCGAGAACCACCCCGGCAAGGGCGTGACCATTCGCATCCGCCTGCCACTGACCCTGGCCATCATCGAAGGCTTCATGGTGAGCGCCGGCGGGGAGATTTTCATCATCCCGATTCACGCGATCTCCGAGTGCATCGACCTGACAGAGGAGCAGCGTGAGAGTGCCGAGCGCACCGGCGTGCTCAATTTGCGTGGTGAGCCGGTGGCCTTCGCCCCGCTGCGAAACGTCTTCCACACCGGAGGCGCAAAGGCCAGGCGCCAGCAGATTCTGCTGGTCCGATATGAGAATCACCGCGCGGCGCTTGTCGTCGACGAAGTTCTGGGTGAGGGGCAGACGATCATCAAGCCCCTGGGAAAAATGTTCGAACGGGTGCCCGGCATTTCGGGCTCCTCGATTTTGTGGGATGGGAAGGTGGCCCTGATCATCGACGTGCCCGCCTTGTTCCAGCTCCTTGCGGAGCGCGGATACCTGGGGCGCGAGGATGGTGAGGCCGGTGATGAATCCGACACCGAAGAAAATTTGACTGCATGA
- a CDS encoding response regulator: MHARIRLAFHGLPIVLSTTDSWVDTKTHVFSDTPPDLIILDLQMPTIDGRAVGRAIKRRMDIPIVVYSSEAAGRLSAAMQDIGAEAAVSKSASDAELVSTVTRLLEKRSTARAAI, encoded by the coding sequence GTGCATGCACGAATTCGTCTGGCATTCCACGGATTGCCGATTGTGCTCAGCACGACCGATTCCTGGGTAGACACGAAGACGCACGTCTTTTCCGACACGCCGCCCGACCTGATCATTCTCGATCTGCAGATGCCCACCATCGACGGGCGTGCCGTCGGCCGGGCAATCAAGCGGCGCATGGACATTCCAATCGTCGTCTATTCGTCCGAAGCAGCCGGGCGCCTCTCGGCCGCCATGCAGGACATCGGCGCCGAGGCCGCGGTCTCCAAATCGGCAAGCGACGCGGAACTCGTCTCGACCGTCACACGTCTGCTCGAAAAACGCTCCACGGCGCGGGCAGCGATCTAG
- a CDS encoding STAS domain-containing protein, whose protein sequence is MARKQTAQNYALPACLVRGQLDQLRQSLRELIDAEAKIEIDAGNVIEIDAAGLQLLLSGAVYARENGKVFSYNLVSDPVREAAKANRLDEDLGL, encoded by the coding sequence ATGGCAAGAAAACAAACAGCGCAGAACTATGCCCTGCCGGCCTGTCTGGTTCGCGGTCAGCTCGACCAGCTCCGCCAGAGCCTGAGGGAGCTCATCGACGCAGAGGCGAAAATCGAGATCGACGCGGGCAACGTCATCGAAATCGATGCCGCCGGGTTGCAGCTTCTGCTCTCCGGGGCTGTCTATGCGCGCGAGAACGGCAAGGTGTTTTCCTACAACCTTGTCTCCGATCCGGTGCGCGAAGCGGCCAAGGCCAACCGTCTGGATGAGGATCTGGGACTTTGA
- a CDS encoding response regulator codes for MSGNEIVDEGGEQMAKVASVREGRWRVLIVDDAETSIIAQKMMLGSREYDFIVARTGREAIALAEQFRPDVILLDVMMPNVSGFRVCERLKQTAETCHIPVIMVTAANELVHAKTAQLYGFEDFLTKPIDREELRGKIQKYIGVGARGEAG; via the coding sequence ATGAGTGGCAACGAGATCGTGGATGAAGGTGGGGAGCAGATGGCGAAGGTCGCCTCTGTGCGAGAGGGACGCTGGCGCGTGCTGATCGTCGACGACGCCGAAACTTCCATCATCGCGCAGAAGATGATGCTGGGCTCGCGTGAGTACGACTTCATCGTGGCGCGGACCGGCCGGGAAGCCATCGCGCTTGCCGAGCAGTTCCGACCCGACGTGATCCTGCTCGATGTGATGATGCCCAACGTCAGTGGGTTTCGCGTCTGCGAGCGCCTCAAGCAAACCGCTGAGACCTGCCACATTCCGGTGATCATGGTCACTGCCGCCAATGAACTGGTTCATGCCAAGACGGCCCAGCTCTATGGCTTCGAAGATTTCCTGACCAAGCCAATCGACCGCGAAGAGCTGCGCGGGAAGATTCAGAAATACATCGGTGTGGGCGCAAGGGGAGAAGCGGGATGA
- a CDS encoding response regulator → MEHARQIVDTGPRRRTKVLLVDDQQTQIMFEQMLLGSEEFEYVIARNGREALDMARAERPDLILMDVMMPEMDGIEAVGKLREDDATAGIPIIMVTTRGEEDYVERAYSNGCVDYITKPIQRGELLTKIQALTAGR, encoded by the coding sequence ATGGAACACGCACGACAAATCGTAGATACGGGTCCGCGGCGGAGGACCAAGGTCCTACTGGTCGACGACCAGCAGACCCAGATCATGTTCGAGCAGATGCTGCTGGGCAGCGAAGAATTTGAATACGTGATCGCACGCAACGGCAGAGAAGCGCTCGATATGGCCCGCGCCGAGCGTCCCGATCTCATTCTGATGGACGTGATGATGCCTGAAATGGACGGCATCGAGGCCGTGGGCAAGTTGCGCGAGGACGATGCGACCGCCGGCATTCCCATCATCATGGTCACCACGCGCGGCGAAGAAGACTACGTCGAACGCGCCTATTCCAACGGATGCGTCGACTACATCACGAAGCCGATTCAGCGCGGCGAGTTGCTCACGAAGATCCAGGCATTGACGGCAGGGCGGTAG